The uncultured Dysgonomonas sp. genome contains the following window.
GTATCATCTGGTATGTTACTTCCTGCGGAGAAGGACTTACTCCTTCGGCTGCTATACCATGATCACCCGCGAATACAATATGGCAGGGATTTGTCAGTTTAGGGCTAAGAGACTGTTGCACCCAACCGATTTGCATGGCAAGGTCCTCTAATACACCTAATGAACCTTTTGGTTTAGTAAGATTATCAATTTTTTCCTGTAAATACGAACGGACTTCGTTGTTTGGTTTTTCGATGTTAAATTGTTGCATTATATTTTAGTTTATACTGCCAGCGAATACAGGCAGATTATATTAGTCTCTTTGATCCTTTCGGATTTGCATTCCGAAAGTTTTATACTATTTATAATCAGTATAGATTTTGTTAAAAAGTAACAAAGGTAACACATATACCAGTTATCAACTCGTATCTCGTGTCTCATATAACTTAAAACTTACGACTTGTTAAAAAGTAACAAAGGTTACAGCTTTTTCAGTCAATAACTCGTATCGTGTATCTTGTCTACTTGTAACTTTTTTCAAAAGGTAACAAAGGTAACACCTTTTCGATATTTTTCACACTGTTACTTTTCTATCGACAACACGCTTGTTATCTGTACCGTATAGATAAAATGATATTAAAAAAGCAACAGTTTCCGGGTCTGTAGGGACAAAAAAAAACATTCACCCATTAATCAGGATAAATTCTTTGTTTCTATGGAATCACTCGCAACTATTCTATTTATACCCGAAAGCATTCAATGCATCGGCTACTACAAAATTACTGCCTCCGATAAATACAAAATCATTTGATGCCGCCCAATCTTTTGCCGCGCGTACAGCTTCCGCTACAGTGGGGTATGAATATCCCATTAAGCCTTTTTTTTGGGCCAACATTTGCAGCTCCCTCTCATTCATAGCACGGGGAACAGATGCTTTGGTGAAATAATAAATGGCCTTACGTGGCAATAGTTCGAGCACAGAAGTAATATCCTTATCATTTACCATTCCCAGCACAATATGTAATGTATCATATTTTTCATTTGCCAGTTGATCGGCTATATATTTTATTCCTGCAACATTATGTCCCGTATCGCACACGATCTTGGGATGCAACTCCTGTAATATCTGCCAGCGTCCCATCAGCCCGGTCAGTTTAGTTACATATGCAAACCCGTTATAGACAGCTTTGGATGGAATAGTATATCCTATTTTCTGTAATTCCTTGACAGCACATAATACTGTAGCTGCATTTTTTATTTGCGCATAGCCTGACAGTTCGCCCTTCAGCTGCAGATAATATTTCGTATCGAAAAGCCAGCCGCTTGCAGTTTTCAGGCTCGATTTTATGATATGTTCGTCTTCAGCAAAAAGAATGTGAGCTCCTACCCTTTCGGCTGTATCAGTAAATACATTTTTCACCTCACCTTCTGCTTCCCCTATAATTACAGGTATATTTTTCTTTATAATACCGGCTTTTTCGGTGGCAATCTTTTCCAGTGTATTGCCAAGGAACTGCATGTGGTCGAAACTGATATTTGTTATTACACTCAGGTCAGGCGTTATAATATTGGTACTATCAAACCTACCCCCAAGTCCCACTTCTATGATGGCAACATCTACGTGCATATCTGCAAAGTAGAGGAATGACATCATCATTGTCAGTTCAAAAAACGAAGGCTCTATAGGTTCAAAATATTCACGGTGCCTATCTACAAAGTCGACTACATACTGCTGCGATATCTTTTCCCCATTAACACGTATACGTTCCCTGAAGTCTACCAAATGCGGTGAAGTGTACAATCCTACCTTATATCCGGCCTCCTGCAATATCGCGGCCAACAGATGCGAGGTAGAGCCTTTACCGTTTGTTCCGGCTATATGAATTGTTTTATATTTAGCATGAGGATGAGCGAAGTATGTATCGAGGGCAAGACTGTTGTCCAAACCTTCTTTATAGGCACTCCCTCCTATCTTTTGATATACTGGCAATTGGTTGTATAAGTATTCTATGGTCTCCTGATAGGTCATTATCCTGATTATATTAAATGTGAATGGATGCTATCGTGCAGTTTATCCAGAAATTGTGCGACATGCAATCCATCCATTATAGCATGGTTTACAGTTATAGAAACAGGTAAAAGTATTTTTTGTTCTTCTGTAAAAAATTTACCTGTCGATATTTTAGGTATAGCACCATTATTACCAAACGACACAGCATGTTTCATATCCGTAAAACGTATCCAGGGTACAGATGAATAATGTACAACATCTGTACGTTCAGAGTTTTCGTCTAATCCCAATCCGGATGATTGTTTTACTTTAGCTATGATT
Protein-coding sequences here:
- a CDS encoding folylpolyglutamate synthase/dihydrofolate synthase family protein, which encodes MTYQETIEYLYNQLPVYQKIGGSAYKEGLDNSLALDTYFAHPHAKYKTIHIAGTNGKGSTSHLLAAILQEAGYKVGLYTSPHLVDFRERIRVNGEKISQQYVVDFVDRHREYFEPIEPSFFELTMMMSFLYFADMHVDVAIIEVGLGGRFDSTNIITPDLSVITNISFDHMQFLGNTLEKIATEKAGIIKKNIPVIIGEAEGEVKNVFTDTAERVGAHILFAEDEHIIKSSLKTASGWLFDTKYYLQLKGELSGYAQIKNAATVLCAVKELQKIGYTIPSKAVYNGFAYVTKLTGLMGRWQILQELHPKIVCDTGHNVAGIKYIADQLANEKYDTLHIVLGMVNDKDITSVLELLPRKAIYYFTKASVPRAMNERELQMLAQKKGLMGYSYPTVAEAVRAAKDWAASNDFVFIGGSNFVVADALNAFGYK